The Phragmites australis chromosome 1, lpPhrAust1.1, whole genome shotgun sequence genomic interval GGTTCTACGGGTAAAAATAAGTGGGTTctacggtttttttttttatttacactATGTAACCCATATGAACTGCTTTTTTCCGACATTGCGATTGCCCTAGCCGTGATTTTGTTGCGGTTGAAATGttgggaaaaaaataaaattagataatatatgtgagcgtatttatcaaaatagataatatgtattGTATTTGCGAatttagcatctgtattcgaCACACAGTGTACCGAAAATATATTTTCGATACACAATGTACCAAAAAAGACATTTTCGGCAcacatgtgccgaatacgagcAACAGtgcgtattcggcacatggtgtacCGAAAAACCCTTATTCGGTACACCATCAGCCTTCACATCACGTTGCGCTTTATCTTTTACATTTTATTCCTTTACGCTTTATCCTTTTCTCTTTATTTGGCCGGCTGGCCAGCTCGCGTACTCCGCATGCTTCTTTCCACTAGCTGCATCTTCCCGTGCGTTTGCATACTGCACCGCTTATAAAATGGTGCTAGCAGAAAATaggcattttcggcacaccgtatgtCAAATGCGCACTGTtacctatattcggcacaccgtgtaccgaatacaGATGATTTTTGGCATATTGTGTGCAGAATACAAAcaacagtaccgtattcggcacacggtgtaccgaaaatatctttttcaatacaccATGTACTGAAAATAGAtcttcggtacaccgtgtgctgaatacggATATTAAATTCACAAATAcgattatatattatatatttcgataaatacgttcatatatgttatctatttttggtAAATGTTGACACCGAGGTTCTGATGGCGTCTTGCAGAAATGCTGATGCACTCGTCAATGCTGAACCAGAAATGTCAGCGCCTGAGAGAACCGTGCGTCCAACTCTTTAGCCGGAGCGAATCGCAAACAAGTTAACTACTCCGAGAGCAGTTCATAAGAGATGGCAGCAGAAGCAGCTAGCTTTTATGCATCAGGCGTTATCGGTTGAAGAACGCCATCATGCATTCATGTGTACCGTGCATGCAACTTGATTAAGAACGAAATTTCCACATCTACTGAAGTTGGGATGAACAATGCTCTCAAATGCGCATCGCCATTGAAGTTCTGCACGCAAGTTTCCATCCAAACTCACCAACAGAAGATTGGATCACCAACACAAGCAGATTGATTGCTTTGGGAATGTTTAGGACCTGTTTGGTTCGTAGGAAGCCACGCCAAATTTTGGTTGTGTCTGAAAAGATTTGGCTATGCCCGTTTACCATCAACTTACAACGGATAAATTTTGAACGGTCAATTTGGCCGCTCGTGTTTCGGGTCGAGCTGTCGATTTTTTAGCTTGGTCAGAAACCAAATAGCAAATTTTTAACCAAATCATGAAATAGCTTGGTCAGAAACTTACAACGGATAATTGTTCTAACTTTGACCATGATCAATATTGAGCTTGCCATCCTTAATTCACAATTCAAACGCTCCAATCATGATGATTcacaaaacacaaaaaaaatcgTTGTAGATCTGAGCAAAAACTTCAATTCATACACTATCACATTTGGTGCTTCGTATTTACATTACCATATCAGATAAGATGCATAATTTGGTCCTGACAATTCGGTAGAAACGAAACATTTCACAAAGGCAAATCCAAAACGATAGACCTCCGCTGTATCATGTCATCCTCATCAGAGCGCTCTAGAAGTCAAAGCCACCGCCGTCGTCGAACCCGGCGTCGTAGCCGGCATCGTACGAAGACGCATCCGAGATCATATCCCCGAGCAGGAGCCCGCCGACCGCACCTCCGAGCAGCCCGGCACCGAGCCCCATCCCGAATTTGTTCTTCTTCGGCGGCTTCACGGCCTGCTGCTGGTACCCGTACCCGCCCTGCGGCGGGTACCCGTACCCGTACCCAGcttgcggcggcgggggcgggtaCCCGTAGCCGGCTGGCTGCTGCGGTGGGTAGCCGTACCCGTACTGCGGCGGTGGAGCCGCGGTGCTGGGGCCGGCAGCCGGGTATGCCATCACTGGCTCGCCTGCATTCGCTGGCTTGCCCGCGGACGGGTAGCCGGAAGGGGCCGGGTAAGCTGTTGCCGGCTCGTTGGGCTTTGCCGCAGGTGGGTAGGCGGTGGGAGGCGGGTACGCTTCGGTCTTGGCTGCCGGCGGGTAGGCGGTGGGAGGCGGGTACGCATCGGCCTTGCCTGACGGCGGGTAGGCAGAGGGAGGAGGGTACGCGGCGGTCGGTGGAGGCTGCGCGTACGCGGCCGAGGCGGAGTCGGGAGCGTAGGCGGCCGATTGGGTGACCTCGCCGAGCTTGTAGGAGAAGTTGAGGACTCCCTGGGGCTTGCCGGAAGAGATCTTACGGACCTGGTATGCGACGAACTTGGCGGGGACGGGGCCGTCGGGGGCGCCAGAGAGGAGCTCGGAGAGTGGGATGTGGACCTCGCCGACGTCGCGGTCGCCCAAGGAGCGCTCGGCGCGGAGGAGGACGTGGAGGGAGCCGGCGCCGGAGGCCGGGACGGTGAAGCGTAGCGTGGCGTTCCAGGTGGGGTTGCGGCCACCGGTGCGGTCGGCCTGGATCCGCTGCCGCGAGCGGGGGTCGCCGGCGAGCGAGACGACGGCGTAGACCTCCATCTTGGAGAGCAGATTGACCTCCTTGAGATCCTTCGCCGAGATCAGCGTCAGCTCTAGCGTTCTCTGCGCCATGGCCGCGAACTCGCAAATTTCTCTTGTTGATTCGGTGGGGACGAGGGACTCGAGATTGTTTCTTCGAAATCGAAATTGATCTGTTTGAGCACTGGATCGCAAAACTTGGGTTGTTTTTTGAGCGGCGCAGGGCTTGTTGACATTTTATAGCACGAGGGGATCGGAGGAGGTTGCCAGGGCATTTCTTGGACGCGCATTCTTTGCTTGAGCCATGACGAGTGGGTCCAACTAATGTGTGGGACCGTATGTCAGGGATAGAGTGTGGTGGGCTAGAGGCCCTTCGCGAATGCGAGTGACTGCTCGAGCCCATAGGTCAGTTTACTGGTACGCGGAGGGTAAGGGATGAGTGAAGGCGCATGTGTATGACACGTGGGTCCCACTGTAACGTGGGACCACGCGTCAGTGATTGAAGTGTTTCTGGGTACCACTCCTGCCTCCGAATCTTCTACTTCTGGCGCAATTCATGAAGTGGGGCCAAACTTTCAGTGGGTACTAGGTCGTGGGGCCGGCTAGCGAATGACGCGCTTCATCGGGTGCCCCTCCCAAGTGGAGATTTTCTGCGCATCGGCCACCACCGTGTGGCGTTGCTCTCGTTGAATTTCAGCCGCCAGTTGCGGTAGGCGATGATTCTCTTAATCTCTTGCAGGCTAAGGAAAAAGGAGAGTGGCCGAGTGGGGCGTCGTCCACGCTTCTTCCACGCGTGGACGACGCTGCTTCTTCGTCGCCGTGGCTTTCTTAGCACTGGGTGCATATTCCTCTTTCTCGGTGCTTTCTCCTCCGTTGTCTTTTCagttgttgaattttttttgggtgCCCACTGAGATTGATTATTACCCCGTATCACAAATAAAGGTCGTTTCGATATGGTCATGGTTTCCGGAACCTAACCTTGActactatttttaaaaacatatttataaaatatagtaaaaatacattattagaaaaatatttttgataaatctACCGtactatttttaaatatccaaactcaatagataaaatatattttgtaactAGAGATTAGAacatcctgatgattaattaaaatattttaatcGGTTCCTCACAACGTTTAACTACACGCAACGCAAACTGACACTTGTTTATGATTGGAGAATATATTTTTAACTCGATGTTATTAAATTATGTATTAAAAACTAGTGTATGATATGAATGTTATATGATATGAATGTTATGACATGTTTGGTTCACTAAAGCTTATCAAACTCAACTAAGTTCGGGCTTAGTAAGGAGAATCGGAACCGATTATCCCCATATTGGTCATTGGCGATTCAAACAGAGCAAGCTTGAGGCATTTCTCCGCGAAATGATTCTCTATTTTGTCATGAATTAACGAAACGACCTCTAGGGAATTTCACAATAGAAACACCCCATGTTCCCAAACTGCTCCACCTCCATCGCCTCCGCATTTGCCCTGTGACGCCTCGCCGTTTCGAGCGACATCCTCCTCCTTTCCCTCATATGCCTCATGACCCCGCACCACCAAGTCTATGCCATCGAGCAaaacagagaaaagaagagagtgGCAGCCAAGTGAGAGGAAGGgaaagagagacagagaggagacaaaagagaaggagagggaCAGGGTTTGATTTGGGTCTGTTGACAAATTAATGGGCTAGGAAAAACCATATATGATTTATTAAGTATTTGTCTTTTATATACAGAGAAACAATTGAATTTGGTTAATTGCTCATCGAAATACTCACTTAAAACCAAAAATGACAAATCAGGACATGCGTAAATTGTTCAATTACACCATTATCCTCTcttttaagaaattaaattcAGTTAGCTGGCTAAATAGTTTATAGAGATGATTATAATTCATAGGAGAAAACGTTTCAAGAGAAAAATTTAAAACCAAAACGTTTCTAACCGAATCTAGATCCCTAAATTGTTGTGCACAAAATTGATACCGCGATTTAGCATGATTATGGAATCTTTCTAATGCCATGTCTATACACGCACTAGATATAATTGGAATAAAGTTTGACACTCCTAATTTGTGTCTATAAACAACCACCTATCTTACAATGATGACCTATATGCGCACACATCACCATTTATGTATATCACACTCAAGCACATCACCACGGATGTACATACTCACCCATCTATGACTACCTGTCACATGGCTACAAATAAAACTATTGAAGCACTACGTATATATTAATAAGGTTTGAGAATATGGTGCCTGAACAAACTTATAACACCAAACCAAGAGATGATTGTCATTTGAGTTCAATACGACGCTTATAATTTTAGAAGGTCAAGCATAAT includes:
- the LOC133928226 gene encoding protein SRC2-like, translating into MAQRTLELTLISAKDLKEVNLLSKMEVYAVVSLAGDPRSRQRIQADRTGGRNPTWNATLRFTVPASGAGSLHVLLRAERSLGDRDVGEVHIPLSELLSGAPDGPVPAKFVAYQVRKISSGKPQGVLNFSYKLGEVTQSAAYAPDSASAAYAQPPPTAAYPPPSAYPPSGKADAYPPPTAYPPAAKTEAYPPPTAYPPAAKPNEPATAYPAPSGYPSAGKPANAGEPVMAYPAAGPSTAAPPPQYGYGYPPQQPAGYGYPPPPPQAGYGYGYPPQGGYGYQQQAVKPPKKNKFGMGLGAGLLGGAVGGLLLGDMISDASSYDAGYDAGFDDGGGFDF